A stretch of Paenibacillus sp. URB8-2 DNA encodes these proteins:
- the ftsY gene encoding signal recognition particle-docking protein FtsY encodes MSFFKKLKESISGKTESVTKQFREGLEKTRKGFVEKVSDLMIRRKKIDEEFYEELEEILIGADVGVNTVMTLVDELRTEVKKQRIENAAELQPILSRKLMELLRGDDDVRLKENPDGITVILFVGVNGVGKTTTIGKLAHRYKQEGKKVLLAAGDTFRAGAIEQLEVWGQRAGVDVIKQSAGSDPAAVMFDAVQAAKQRGVEVLICDTAGRLQNKSNLMEELAKIFRVIQREIPGAPHEVLMVLDATTGQNALAQAKLFGEKSGVTGLVLTKLDGTAKGGIVVAIRQELNLPVKLVGLGEKMEDLQPFDSEQFVHALFAGVIIEEKEDGNPED; translated from the coding sequence TTGAGTTTTTTTAAGAAATTGAAAGAAAGCATTTCCGGCAAAACGGAAAGTGTAACAAAGCAGTTCCGGGAAGGTCTGGAGAAGACCCGCAAAGGGTTCGTGGAGAAAGTATCCGACCTGATGATTCGCCGCAAAAAAATCGATGAGGAGTTCTACGAAGAGCTGGAAGAAATTCTGATCGGCGCCGACGTCGGCGTTAATACGGTTATGACGCTGGTGGATGAACTGCGCACCGAGGTGAAGAAGCAGCGTATCGAGAACGCAGCCGAGCTGCAGCCGATACTCTCCCGCAAGCTGATGGAGCTGCTGCGCGGTGACGATGACGTTCGGCTGAAGGAGAACCCTGACGGCATTACAGTCATTCTGTTCGTTGGCGTCAACGGCGTCGGCAAGACGACAACGATCGGTAAGCTGGCACACCGCTATAAGCAGGAAGGCAAAAAAGTGCTGCTGGCCGCGGGCGATACGTTCCGTGCGGGAGCCATCGAGCAGCTTGAGGTATGGGGACAGCGGGCAGGCGTGGATGTGATCAAGCAGAGCGCGGGTTCCGACCCCGCAGCGGTGATGTTTGATGCGGTTCAGGCCGCCAAGCAGCGCGGCGTCGAAGTGCTGATCTGCGATACGGCGGGCCGGCTGCAGAACAAGAGCAATCTGATGGAAGAGCTGGCCAAAATATTCCGTGTCATCCAGCGCGAGATTCCGGGTGCGCCGCATGAGGTGCTGATGGTGCTCGACGCGACGACAGGGCAGAATGCGCTTGCGCAGGCCAAGCTGTTCGGCGAGAAGAGCGGAGTGACAGGCCTTGTCCTTACCAAGCTGGACGGAACGGCCAAAGGCGGCATTGTCGTCGCCATCCGCCAGGAGCTGAACCTTCCGGTGAAGCTGGTCGGGCTTGGCGAGAAAATGGAGGATCTGCAGCCGTTCGATTCCGAACAATTCGTTCATGCTCTGTTCGCCGGAGTGATAATCGAAGAGAAGGAAGACGGGAACCCGGAAGATTGA
- a CDS encoding transglutaminase family protein → MKIQINHTTRYTYPEPVTDSVNEIRLTPRTNYRQSCYHHEVEIFPPANLLTYEDFFGNRVHAYSVNKPHTEMVIHTRATVVTEDRAQRRDLPKLDLEEQITRMKEEEFHNRYIEFILPTRYTEVTPELMEFASQHPFDEAEDLYEWTKRLSSTIYEQFTYDPEATSVNTTVKKALKLKRGVCQDYAHLMIAVCRSVGLPSRYVSGYHFVGDLQGGNADFEQASHAWVETHIPGSGWLGFDPTNNVEVNWRYVKLGHGRDYKDIVPVKGVYRGAAGNLEVTVDVRLLDK, encoded by the coding sequence ATGAAAATTCAAATCAATCATACGACCCGGTATACTTATCCGGAGCCCGTGACGGACAGTGTCAATGAGATCCGGCTCACTCCGCGAACGAATTACAGGCAATCCTGTTATCATCATGAGGTGGAAATTTTTCCGCCAGCGAATTTACTTACTTATGAAGATTTCTTCGGAAACCGGGTCCACGCTTATTCGGTGAACAAACCTCATACCGAGATGGTCATTCATACCCGAGCAACAGTCGTAACGGAAGACCGGGCCCAACGACGCGATCTGCCGAAGCTGGATCTGGAAGAGCAAATCACACGGATGAAGGAAGAGGAATTTCATAACCGTTATATCGAGTTTATTCTGCCGACCCGCTACACGGAGGTTACTCCGGAGCTGATGGAATTTGCTTCCCAGCACCCTTTTGACGAAGCGGAGGATTTATACGAATGGACCAAGAGGCTGTCCTCCACCATCTATGAGCAGTTCACTTACGATCCCGAAGCGACGAGCGTCAACACGACAGTCAAAAAAGCGCTAAAGCTCAAGCGCGGCGTCTGCCAGGACTATGCCCATCTTATGATTGCGGTCTGCCGAAGTGTCGGACTTCCGTCGAGATATGTGAGCGGATATCACTTTGTGGGCGATCTTCAGGGCGGCAATGCCGATTTTGAACAGGCTTCCCATGCATGGGTCGAGACGCATATCCCGGGGAGCGGCTGGCTCGGCTTCGATCCGACCAACAACGTGGAAGTGAACTGGCGTTATGTAAAGCTGGGACATGGACGCGATTACAAAGATATTGTGCCGGTCAAAGGCGTGTATCGTGGAGCCGCAGGCAATCTGGAAGTCACGGTGGATGTGCGGTTACTGGACAAATAA
- a CDS encoding alpha-E domain-containing protein: MLNRNAEALFWIGRYMERAENHARLIDVHYHIQQEEDFLEEGHKWSRLIDAIGARDEYLQQFESFSEQDVLSFITLDLGNANSLYSCVHQARNNLRTLRQQLPSELWDIANSFNLWLGDRSVADIMKSPHQFYQQIKERAAMFLGAEQSVMLRGNEWRFIESGRFLERAENTVRILQSVTSSCQDKEQSAVYTQLQAVLRSVSGYQAFRKFFADAVSPECILEFLITNNAFPRSVRFSANHLEEHLANIEIDFTDRGEGYERVIRQAGKIRAELDYMEKEDIAGQLVDQVLESLKSSCQKLGRTMEVAFFRQEGIKI, encoded by the coding sequence ATGTTGAACCGCAACGCAGAAGCTTTATTTTGGATTGGCCGTTATATGGAAAGAGCGGAGAATCATGCAAGACTGATCGATGTTCATTATCATATTCAGCAGGAAGAGGATTTTCTGGAGGAAGGGCATAAATGGTCCAGATTGATTGATGCGATCGGCGCCAGAGATGAATATTTGCAGCAGTTTGAAAGCTTTTCGGAGCAGGATGTCCTGTCCTTTATCACGCTGGATCTCGGCAATGCGAATTCTCTGTACTCATGCGTACATCAAGCGCGCAACAATCTCCGCACCCTGCGCCAGCAGCTTCCGAGCGAGCTGTGGGATATCGCCAACAGCTTTAACCTCTGGCTCGGTGACCGGTCGGTTGCCGACATTATGAAGAGCCCTCATCAGTTCTACCAGCAGATTAAAGAACGGGCGGCCATGTTCCTCGGAGCCGAGCAGTCGGTTATGCTGCGGGGCAATGAGTGGCGGTTTATCGAAAGCGGACGCTTTCTGGAACGGGCGGAGAATACCGTGCGCATTCTTCAATCTGTAACCTCTTCCTGCCAGGACAAGGAACAGTCCGCGGTTTATACCCAGCTTCAGGCTGTTTTGAGATCGGTCAGCGGGTACCAGGCGTTCCGCAAATTTTTCGCGGATGCGGTGTCTCCTGAATGCATATTGGAATTTTTGATTACCAACAACGCTTTTCCGCGCTCCGTACGCTTTTCCGCTAATCATTTGGAAGAGCATCTGGCGAATATCGAAATTGATTTTACCGACCGGGGCGAAGGTTATGAACGGGTAATCCGACAGGCGGGCAAGATCAGGGCGGAGCTTGATTATATGGAAAAGGAAGATATCGCCGGGCAGCTGGTGGATCAGGTGCTGGAGTCGCTGAAGTCATCCTGCCAGAAGCTGGGGAGAACGATGGAGGTTGCTTTTTTTCGGCAAGAAGGGATTAAAATATGA
- a CDS encoding SDR family oxidoreductase: protein MSPNTEPKQRFAGKTAIITGAGSGIGRATAIQMAREGANIALFDLVNDRTSVVERKLNRIREGCALAVDVDTSSPERMEAAVRKTVEHFGGLDIVFANAGINGSIGPIEELSIEDWQRTLSVNLTGTFLSLKYTIPHMKSKGKGSIIITSSINGNRRFASFGFSPYSTTKAGQVAFAKMAALELAKFKIRVNVVSPGAISTNIDESTEPNEELESIVIPIEFPEGQQPLADGPGKPEDVANLVCFLASDESSHITGAHIVIDGAESLLT from the coding sequence ATGAGCCCTAATACTGAACCCAAGCAGCGATTTGCAGGAAAAACAGCCATTATTACCGGAGCGGGCTCGGGCATCGGCAGAGCAACTGCCATTCAGATGGCCCGTGAAGGCGCCAATATCGCCCTGTTTGATCTGGTGAACGACCGTACCTCCGTTGTGGAGCGGAAGCTGAACCGGATACGTGAAGGCTGTGCGCTCGCCGTCGATGTGGATACCTCAAGCCCCGAGCGGATGGAAGCGGCGGTTCGGAAAACGGTGGAGCATTTCGGCGGGCTGGATATCGTATTTGCCAATGCGGGAATCAACGGTTCCATTGGTCCGATCGAAGAGCTGAGCATCGAAGACTGGCAGCGCACGCTGTCGGTCAACCTTACCGGGACGTTTCTCTCTTTGAAATACACTATCCCCCATATGAAGAGCAAAGGAAAAGGAAGCATTATTATTACCAGTTCCATCAACGGCAACCGGCGGTTTGCGAGCTTCGGCTTCTCGCCGTACAGCACGACTAAGGCGGGGCAGGTAGCCTTTGCCAAAATGGCCGCTCTGGAGCTGGCCAAATTCAAAATCCGGGTGAACGTCGTTTCTCCCGGGGCCATTTCCACGAACATCGACGAAAGCACTGAACCGAATGAAGAGCTGGAATCGATTGTCATTCCGATCGAATTCCCGGAAGGACAGCAGCCGCTGGCCGACGGGCCGGGCAAGCCGGAGGATGTGGCTAACCTCGTATGCTTTCTCGCATCGGATGAATCGTCCCATATTACCGGAGCGCATATTGTAATCGACGGCGCCGAATCGCTGCTGACTTAA
- a CDS encoding DnaJ family domain-containing protein, translated as MAIMSWLAEQRIEEAMRKGEFRNLPGHGKPLELEDMSGVPDELRMSFKIMKNAGLLPEELQLRAECATLENLLAACHSGGGEKRELGRRLTEKKLRLEEILRQRGLDGSAAFAQYGEQIRMRLDKE; from the coding sequence ATGGCCATTATGTCTTGGCTGGCCGAGCAGCGGATTGAAGAGGCGATGCGCAAAGGCGAATTCCGGAATTTGCCGGGCCATGGCAAGCCGCTGGAACTGGAGGATATGTCGGGGGTGCCCGACGAACTCCGAATGTCGTTCAAGATCATGAAGAACGCCGGGCTTCTTCCGGAGGAGCTGCAACTGCGGGCGGAATGCGCGACCCTGGAAAATCTGCTTGCCGCCTGCCACAGCGGCGGGGGAGAGAAACGCGAGCTCGGACGCAGACTGACCGAGAAAAAGCTGAGGCTGGAAGAGATTCTCCGGCAGCGGGGACTCGATGGAAGCGCCGCATTTGCGCAGTACGGGGAACAAATCCGGATGAGACTGGATAAAGAGTAG
- a CDS encoding YfiT family bacillithiol transferase: MDRLRYPIGPFEPVENPTSEQRNLWIDEILEIPNLLRQTVKNLTLEQLHTPYRPDGWTVQQVVHHMADNDMNAYIRFKRALTEDHPISGSYREDLWAELSDYAAPIELSLILLESLHNRFAVLLRSLHPSDFQRTFTSPTHGPMSLETAAHRYAWHGRHHIAQIVSLKERMGLT; this comes from the coding sequence ATGGATCGGCTTCGTTATCCAATCGGACCATTTGAACCTGTTGAGAACCCGACTTCAGAACAGCGTAACCTTTGGATTGATGAAATCCTGGAAATCCCGAACCTTCTCAGGCAGACTGTGAAAAATCTAACATTAGAGCAGCTGCATACACCATATCGTCCGGACGGTTGGACGGTTCAACAAGTCGTTCACCATATGGCCGATAACGATATGAACGCCTATATTCGTTTTAAGAGGGCGCTGACTGAAGATCACCCAATCTCCGGTTCTTATCGGGAGGATTTGTGGGCGGAGCTAAGCGACTATGCGGCACCGATTGAATTGTCCTTGATTCTTCTGGAATCCCTTCACAACCGCTTTGCCGTTCTGCTACGTTCCTTGCACCCGTCCGACTTTCAGCGAACATTTACGAGCCCCACTCACGGACCAATGAGTCTTGAAACGGCAGCTCATCGGTATGCCTGGCACGGCAGACATCATATCGCACAAATCGTTTCACTTAAAGAACGCATGGGCTTGACATAG
- the smc gene encoding chromosome segregation protein SMC has protein sequence MFLKRIELAGFKSFADKTEMEFVRGITAVVGPNGSGKSNISDGIRWVLGEQSAKSLRGGKMEDIIFAGSDARKAVNYGEVSLTLDNEDHALPLDFSEVTVTRRVHRSGDSEYMINKQSCRLKDITELFMDTGIGREAYSIIGQGRIEEILSTRSEDRRGIFEEASGIVKYKSRKKDAGRKLDETEQNLLRIHDLISELEDQIGPLKEQSEKAIRYKELKEQLKQLEISVYVQQIEGIHEAWKDGNAKLEILRDEQLQLSTVVTAHDAKLESGRAALRQLEEKIEKLQEQLLRYSEAFEKSEGYGELLKERRRHLENNREQLLQAIGSVGERSEDRMRELSGLENNLEQTRLRLAELRKQLKDEEARLSGVTDGLSQSKEESLKSALLELMNKMAQARNEIRYADQQKETLERRMNRSEEESGKWTSRHEELLREQGKLKNGIEALGKELGKLRKDYITESEHSVARQKLLDEAHSGLRKWEQKREAQVSRHETMKEMQDDFDGFMLGVKEVLKGARKGHLSGVHGAVAELISVPEKLETAVETALGASLQHIVMDNEAVSRQAISFLKQRQLGRATFLPLDVIRPRQISGSDRGMIEGADGFVGIGSELVGFEGKYASIVGSLLGNVVIAESLEQANKIAARCQYRYRVVTLEGDVVNAGGSMTGGSQHKKNSSLLGRKRQLDQLKEEIGETERQIDKLKASIARLRKEQEDSNDKLEKLRHGGDEKRLEEQRLAGDLRQLEQELRHVQEQVESAGAERSGFADEAKQLEKTREQAAAELASLEAEEKAAHEAIRNAESLRKASETEKEELQGKLTGMKVAEGKLDQEIFSLEEQLRRLKSDAGSQDKELRQNRSLLATIEQDLNTNTAEAVKQQEDLNTYRLKKEEAAENLDYTRAERTSLTRKLELEEGETKEQRQALKAVDDRLRATEVSVGRLDVELDNILRKLSDDYELSYELAKQRYPVPEDVPAAQAEVQKLRRSISALGEVNLGAVDEYQRVHERYTFLSEQKDDLVEAKTTLYQVIREMEEEMSKRFKQTFDAIRREFGTVFTKLFGGGRADLMLLDPDNLLDTGIDIVAQPPGKKLQNLQLLSGGERALTAMALLFAILQVKPVPFCVLDEVEAALDEANVVRFAQYLREFSEQTQFIVVTHRKGTMEEADVLYGVTMEEGGVSKLVSVRLEDEEAEIA, from the coding sequence ATGTTTTTGAAACGGATTGAATTAGCTGGCTTTAAATCGTTTGCCGACAAAACGGAGATGGAGTTCGTGCGCGGCATAACGGCTGTCGTTGGACCCAACGGAAGCGGCAAGAGCAACATTTCGGACGGCATCCGCTGGGTGCTTGGCGAACAAAGCGCCAAATCGCTGCGCGGCGGCAAGATGGAAGATATTATTTTTGCCGGAAGCGATGCCCGCAAGGCTGTCAATTATGGCGAAGTGTCGCTGACGCTGGACAATGAGGACCATGCGCTGCCGCTGGACTTCAGCGAAGTGACGGTGACCCGGCGGGTCCACCGCAGCGGAGACAGCGAGTATATGATCAATAAGCAGTCGTGCCGGCTGAAGGATATTACGGAGCTGTTCATGGACACCGGCATCGGCCGCGAGGCATATTCCATTATTGGACAAGGCCGGATTGAGGAAATTCTCAGCACCCGGTCCGAAGACCGGCGGGGGATTTTCGAAGAGGCGTCGGGGATCGTTAAATATAAATCGCGGAAAAAGGACGCGGGACGCAAGCTGGATGAGACGGAGCAGAATCTGCTGCGCATCCACGACTTGATCAGCGAGCTGGAGGATCAGATTGGGCCGCTGAAGGAGCAGTCCGAGAAAGCGATCCGTTATAAGGAATTGAAAGAGCAGCTGAAACAGCTTGAAATATCCGTCTATGTGCAACAGATCGAGGGTATCCATGAGGCCTGGAAGGATGGCAACGCCAAGCTGGAGATTTTGCGGGACGAGCAGCTTCAACTGTCAACGGTCGTCACAGCCCATGACGCCAAGCTGGAGAGCGGAAGAGCCGCACTCCGCCAGTTGGAGGAAAAGATCGAGAAGCTTCAGGAGCAGCTGCTGCGGTACAGTGAAGCTTTTGAGAAGAGCGAAGGTTACGGCGAATTGCTGAAAGAGCGCAGACGGCATCTGGAAAATAACCGGGAGCAGCTGCTTCAGGCCATCGGTTCCGTCGGCGAGCGCTCGGAAGACCGGATGCGCGAGCTGAGCGGTCTCGAAAACAATCTGGAACAGACCCGGCTTCGCCTCGCGGAGCTTCGAAAGCAGCTAAAGGACGAAGAAGCCAGGCTATCGGGCGTTACGGACGGGCTCAGCCAGAGCAAAGAGGAAAGCTTGAAGAGCGCGCTGCTGGAGCTCATGAATAAAATGGCCCAGGCGCGCAACGAAATCCGCTATGCCGACCAGCAGAAGGAAACTCTGGAGCGGCGGATGAACCGCAGCGAGGAAGAGAGCGGCAAGTGGACATCACGGCATGAGGAGCTTCTGCGGGAGCAGGGCAAGCTGAAGAACGGAATCGAGGCGCTTGGCAAAGAGCTTGGAAAGCTGCGCAAAGATTACATCACCGAGAGCGAACACTCGGTTGCCCGGCAAAAGCTGCTTGACGAGGCCCACTCGGGACTTCGCAAATGGGAACAGAAGCGGGAAGCGCAGGTCTCCCGCCATGAGACGATGAAGGAAATGCAGGATGACTTCGACGGCTTCATGCTCGGCGTCAAAGAAGTGCTCAAGGGCGCACGCAAGGGGCACCTCAGCGGCGTTCACGGCGCTGTGGCCGAGCTGATCTCCGTGCCCGAGAAGCTGGAGACGGCTGTCGAAACCGCACTGGGCGCTTCGCTGCAGCATATCGTTATGGACAACGAAGCCGTGTCTCGACAGGCCATTTCTTTTCTGAAGCAGCGGCAGCTTGGCCGCGCCACGTTCCTTCCGCTCGATGTCATCCGGCCACGCCAGATTTCCGGCAGCGACCGCGGGATGATTGAGGGTGCGGACGGATTTGTGGGAATCGGCTCCGAGTTGGTCGGCTTTGAAGGGAAATATGCCAGTATAGTCGGCAGTCTGCTTGGGAATGTCGTTATCGCGGAAAGCTTGGAGCAGGCGAACAAAATCGCCGCCAGATGCCAGTACCGCTACCGCGTCGTTACCCTGGAGGGCGATGTCGTCAATGCCGGGGGTTCAATGACCGGAGGCAGCCAGCACAAGAAGAATTCCAGTCTCCTTGGACGCAAACGCCAGCTGGATCAGCTGAAAGAGGAGATCGGCGAAACCGAGCGCCAAATCGACAAGCTGAAAGCCAGCATCGCCCGGCTGCGGAAGGAGCAGGAAGACTCCAATGACAAGCTGGAGAAGCTTCGCCACGGAGGGGACGAGAAGCGTCTGGAGGAGCAGCGGCTCGCCGGCGATCTGAGGCAGCTGGAGCAGGAGCTTCGGCATGTGCAGGAGCAGGTGGAAAGCGCAGGAGCGGAGCGAAGCGGATTCGCTGATGAAGCGAAGCAGCTGGAGAAGACAAGAGAGCAGGCCGCGGCCGAACTGGCTTCGCTGGAAGCGGAAGAAAAAGCCGCCCATGAAGCGATCCGGAATGCGGAATCGCTGCGAAAGGCGAGCGAGACCGAGAAGGAAGAGCTTCAAGGCAAGCTGACCGGGATGAAGGTAGCGGAAGGCAAGCTGGATCAAGAGATTTTTTCGCTGGAGGAACAGCTGCGGAGACTGAAGTCCGATGCCGGTTCACAGGACAAGGAATTGCGTCAGAACCGCAGTTTACTCGCGACGATTGAGCAGGATTTGAATACCAATACCGCCGAAGCCGTCAAACAGCAGGAAGATTTGAACACGTACCGTCTCAAAAAGGAAGAGGCGGCTGAGAATCTGGATTATACCCGGGCGGAACGGACATCGCTGACCCGAAAGCTGGAGCTGGAGGAAGGCGAAACGAAGGAACAGCGGCAGGCGCTGAAAGCGGTGGATGACCGGCTGCGCGCGACGGAGGTTTCCGTTGGCCGGCTGGACGTCGAGCTTGATAACATTTTGCGGAAGCTGAGCGACGATTATGAGCTGAGCTACGAGTTGGCCAAGCAGCGCTATCCCGTTCCGGAGGATGTCCCTGCCGCACAGGCCGAAGTACAGAAACTGAGACGGAGCATTTCCGCGCTTGGCGAGGTGAATCTGGGCGCCGTGGACGAGTATCAGCGGGTGCATGAACGCTATACGTTCCTCAGCGAGCAGAAGGACGATCTCGTTGAAGCCAAGACCACGCTGTATCAGGTCATCCGCGAAATGGAAGAAGAAATGTCCAAGCGGTTCAAGCAGACGTTCGACGCGATCCGCAGGGAATTCGGTACGGTGTTCACCAAGCTGTTCGGCGGTGGCCGGGCTGATCTGATGCTGTTGGACCCGGACAATCTGCTGGATACGGGTATCGACATCGTCGCCCAGCCTCCGGGCAAGAAGCTGCAAAATCTGCAGTTGCTGTCGGGCGGCGAACGCGCGCTTACCGCAATGGCGCTGCTGTTCGCGATCCTGCAGGTTAAGCCGGTACCGTTCTGCGTGCTGGACGAGGTGGAAGCGGCGCTGGACGAGGCGAATGTGGTCCGGTTTGCCCAATATTTGCGTGAATTCTCGGAGCAGACCCAGTTTATCGTTGTGACCCACCGTAAAGGAACGATGGAAGAGGCGGATGTGCTCTACGGGGTAACGATGGAAGAAGGCGGCGTCTCCAAGCTTGTCTCTGTGCGTCTGGAAGATGAAGAAGCGGAGATTGCATAA
- a CDS encoding circularly permuted type 2 ATP-grasp protein produces the protein MSKLDPLPGLSPYPLHHFYDEMFDGERSVRPHYKHVNRMFAGMSPEELQAKQHLMQRRMMEEGITFTLYNPAQDHPMERTIPFDMIPRIISKDEWEKLEAGIIQRVTALNLFIHDIYHEQYIVKDGIVPRKMVISNCYFRPEMAGLRVPGGAYITTSGIDLIRHNDGNYYVLEDNLRTPSGFSYLFKGRSLMNQLFPELSFSSSIRDVEHSINRFLSVLRSLSPSRTSDPVIALLTPGVYNSAYYEHAFLAQQMGIHLVEGRDLVIQDHKLYLREMNGLKRVDVLYRRLDDDYIDPLAFDPNSLLGVAGLMNAYRAGNVAIANAPGTGVADDKAMYVYVPEMIRYYLKEEPILNNVPTYLLSKPNERQHVLDNLEEMVVKETSLSGGYGMLIGSEASRSEREEFRLKILAEPDRYIAQPIMSLSRAPILSEGTMSPRHIDLRAFVLMGADRKPHVIPGGLTRVAMKEGSLVVNSSQGGGVKDTWVMS, from the coding sequence ATGTCTAAACTTGATCCACTGCCCGGTCTGTCTCCGTATCCGCTGCATCATTTTTACGATGAAATGTTCGATGGTGAGCGCAGCGTCCGCCCTCATTATAAGCATGTAAACCGCATGTTTGCCGGAATGAGCCCCGAAGAGCTGCAGGCCAAGCAACATTTAATGCAGCGGCGAATGATGGAGGAGGGCATTACCTTTACTCTGTATAACCCGGCTCAGGACCATCCCATGGAACGGACCATCCCCTTTGATATGATTCCAAGGATTATCTCGAAGGATGAGTGGGAGAAGCTTGAGGCAGGGATCATCCAGCGCGTGACGGCACTGAACCTGTTCATTCATGATATCTACCACGAACAATATATTGTCAAAGATGGCATCGTGCCCCGCAAAATGGTCATATCCAACTGTTATTTTCGCCCGGAAATGGCAGGACTACGGGTTCCTGGCGGAGCTTATATAACCACATCGGGAATTGACTTGATCAGGCACAACGACGGAAATTATTATGTGCTGGAGGACAACCTTCGCACGCCTTCCGGTTTTTCCTACCTATTTAAAGGAAGATCTCTGATGAACCAGCTGTTCCCCGAGTTGTCTTTCTCAAGCTCCATCCGAGATGTGGAACACAGCATCAACCGCTTCTTGTCTGTACTTCGCAGCCTTTCGCCTTCGCGCACGTCTGATCCTGTTATTGCTCTATTGACCCCAGGCGTATATAATTCCGCTTACTATGAGCATGCCTTCCTGGCCCAGCAAATGGGCATACATCTTGTGGAAGGACGAGATTTGGTCATTCAGGATCACAAACTGTATTTGAGAGAAATGAACGGTCTTAAGCGCGTGGACGTGCTGTACCGCCGTCTCGACGACGACTATATCGATCCGCTTGCCTTCGATCCCAACTCCCTGCTTGGTGTCGCGGGCCTCATGAATGCATACCGCGCCGGCAATGTGGCCATTGCTAACGCTCCGGGAACCGGAGTCGCTGACGATAAGGCCATGTACGTATATGTGCCGGAGATGATCCGTTATTATCTGAAAGAGGAACCGATCCTCAATAATGTTCCCACTTATCTCCTTTCCAAACCGAATGAACGGCAGCATGTGCTTGATAATCTGGAAGAAATGGTTGTCAAGGAAACCTCACTTTCCGGTGGATATGGAATGCTGATCGGAAGCGAGGCAAGCAGGAGTGAGCGGGAGGAATTCCGACTTAAAATTCTTGCTGAACCGGACCGCTATATCGCCCAGCCGATCATGTCACTTTCGAGAGCGCCGATTTTGTCTGAAGGCACGATGAGCCCCCGGCATATCGATTTGAGAGCTTTCGTACTGATGGGCGCGGACCGCAAGCCTCATGTCATTCCGGGAGGTCTGACGCGCGTGGCGATGAAGGAAGGGTCGCTCGTGGTGAATTCCTCTCAAGGAGGCGGAGTCAAGGATACCTGGGTCATGTCCTAA
- a CDS encoding CPBP family intramembrane glutamic endopeptidase, which translates to MRVLNFMTSFHLTCSTNTRPAVREGITALLYFVYVNVIYYLLGLFYKSQWMDQLTTAFPDKDWMRLAFTVPAVVLQLVPLFIILKLRGETWGSIGIKRSKIVMSIIIGLIAVLPFRWIPIANWMFHGKSLPLDGGAVLGFFYYLALIALPEELIFRGYIQTRIMGLIPSKSAAILTTGMLFAFIHVPFQMAVLNLNYAGYVAQMYLHLIIILCMHLYFTYIYTRTNNIAGAALCHALIDFIIG; encoded by the coding sequence TTGAGGGTTTTAAATTTTATGACTTCTTTCCATTTAACCTGCAGCACGAATACAAGGCCGGCTGTCAGAGAAGGGATCACCGCCCTGCTGTATTTTGTGTATGTGAATGTGATTTATTATCTGCTCGGTCTGTTCTATAAATCCCAGTGGATGGATCAATTAACAACCGCCTTTCCCGATAAGGATTGGATGAGATTGGCGTTTACTGTGCCGGCTGTGGTTCTACAGCTTGTTCCTCTATTCATTATCTTGAAGCTGCGGGGGGAAACCTGGGGATCCATAGGGATAAAGCGTTCCAAAATCGTAATGTCCATCATCATCGGTCTCATCGCAGTCCTTCCTTTCCGCTGGATACCCATTGCGAACTGGATGTTTCACGGCAAATCTCTCCCGCTGGACGGAGGGGCGGTGCTGGGGTTCTTCTATTATTTGGCGCTGATCGCGCTGCCGGAGGAACTGATCTTCCGGGGCTACATCCAGACGAGGATTATGGGGCTCATCCCGAGTAAGTCCGCGGCAATCCTGACGACGGGCATGCTCTTTGCCTTTATTCATGTTCCGTTTCAAATGGCGGTCCTGAATCTGAATTATGCCGGGTATGTTGCTCAGATGTATTTGCATTTGATCATTATCTTGTGCATGCATCTATATTTTACATACATTTATACGAGAACGAATAATATTGCCGGGGCGGCGCTGTGCCATGCCCTCATTGATTTTATAATAGGCTGA